The proteins below come from a single Lineus longissimus chromosome 5, tnLinLong1.2, whole genome shotgun sequence genomic window:
- the LOC135488239 gene encoding frizzled-9-like, giving the protein MMLRFALLVLLVSGGWCLRDAINLDGGGKCEPITIPMCQDMKYNTTRMPNLIGHKNQKEAAVTINEFMPLVQIGCSRLLKFFLCSLYAPMCTEQVDDTLVIPVCRSMCLEVKSNCEPVLVKFDFPWPMMLDCGKLPEGKDPRQLCMEAPSDEQDSGRGLGEDTNLDPYSSEWWKLLESLKREDNSNLYRNPRPYDKPTNKPWYTHEPNECPDRFTRVDKSLGNSNESCAPKCNVDVIFRSDDKKFAEIWMTVWATLCFVATTITVLTFLIDTSRFKYPERPIIFLSMCYAIYSAAYLLRAATGPNAISCDKARNGEEFLIQEGLESTWCIIVFLILYFFGMASSLWWVVLTFTWFLAAARKWGQEAIESLSSYFHLAAWAVPAIKTIVILTMRRVDGDELTGLCYVGNQDPNAMAGFVLGPLVAYLILGTVFVLAGFCALFRIRKNLKSEGTNIRKLEKLMAKIGVFSVLYTLPAVCVVGCYFYKYLHLNYWESLAMTYDCRARGKNVDPCSLEESIPKVEVFMLQIFMSLVVGITSGMWIWSSKTVESWRNFFQRSFTRRKSNVPTYHPPTVGGNCPQQNRKLMLKTATSRV; this is encoded by the coding sequence ATGATGCTTCGATTTGCGTTATTGGTGCTACTGGTGTCCGGTGGTTGGTGTCTCCGGGACGCCATCAACTTGGATGGAGGAGGGAAATGTGAACCCATCACAATTCCCATGTGTCAGGACATGAAGTACAACACGACACGAATGCCTAACCTCATCGGGCATAAAAACCAAAAGGAGGCCGCGGTAACTATAAACGAGTTCATGCCACTTGTCCAAATTGGCTGTTCTCGGTTGCTGAAGTTCTTCCTCTGTTCTCTTTACGCCCCGATGTGCACGGAACAAGTTGATGACACTTTGGTTATCCCCGTGTGTAGGTCGATGTGTCTTGAAGTCAAGTCAAATTGTGAACCTGTCCTGGTCAAGTTTGACTTCCCCTGGCCAATGATGTTGGATTGCGGGAAGCTCCCCGAGGGGAAAGACCCGAGACAACTTTGCATGGAAGCGCCAAGTGATGAACAGGACTCGGGACGCGGTCTCGGTGAGGACACAAATTTGGATCCGTACAGTAGCGAGTGGTGGAAACTGCTAGAAAGCCTCAAGCGTGAAGATAACTCTAACCTTTACCGAAACCCTAGGCCGTATGATAAGCCAACAAACAAGCCCTGGTACACCCATGAACCGAACGAGTGTCCGGATCGTTTTACGAGAGTTGACAAATCTCTAGGCAACAGTAACGAATCCTGCGCGCCAAAATGCAATGTTGATGTGATATTCCGAAGCGACGATAAAAAATTCGCAGAGATTTGGATGACAGTTTGGGCAACTCTCTGCTTCGTCGCCACCACAATAACTGTCTTAACTTTTCTCATTGACACTTCCCGTTTTAAATACCCAGAGCGACCCATTATCTTCCTGTCAATGTGCTATGCCATCTATTCTGCGGCTTATCTCCTCAGGGCAGCCACAGGACCTAATGCAATCTCTTGTGACAAAGCTAGAAACGGAGAGGAATTTCTTATCCAGGAAGGATTAGAAAGTACCTGGTGTATCATAGTCTTTTTAATATTATATTTCTTCGGAATGGCCAGTTCGTTGTGGTGGGTCGTTTTAACTTTTACTTGGTTCCTTGCTGCTGCCAGAAAGTGGGGCCAAGAAGCCATCGAGTCACTCAGTAGTTACTTCCATTTGGCCGCCTGGGCCGTTCCTGCCATAAAAACTATAGTCATCCTCACCATGCGGCGGGTTGACGGTGACGAACTCACTGGACTTTGCTATGTGGGCAACCAAGACCCTAACGCGATGGCGGGCTTCGTTCTCGGTCCCCTGGTCGCCTATCTGATATTGGGAACAGTATTTGTACTAGCGGGATTCTGTGCCTTATTCCGCATCAGGAAGAACTTAAAAAGTGAAGGAACCAATATAAGAAAGTTAGAAAAACTCATGGCTAAAATAGGTGTGTTTTCTGTGCTATATACGTTACCCGCAGTTTGTGTGGTGGGGTGCTATTTTTACAAGTATCTTCACCTCAACTATTGGGAAAGCCTAGCCATGACGTATGACTGCCGGGCAAGAGGTAAAAATGTGGACCCTTGCTCCTTGGAGGAGTCTATACCGAAGGTTGAAGTGTTCATGCTGCAGATCTTTATGTCTCTTGTTGTTGGCATTACTAGTGGAATGTGGATTTGGAGTTCTAAAACTGTCGAATCATGGCGGAATTTCTTCCAGCGCAGCTTCACGAGGAGAAAATCGAATGTGCCCACTTATCATCCTCCCACCGTTGGAGGGAATTGCCCGCAACAGAACAGGAAACTCATGTTGAAAACTGCTACATCTCGGGTGTGA